The genomic stretch CTGGGTGTTCCTGGCTAATCCACAATCCAGGAAAGGGCTGATTTGGTTGTGAAGGTCCAAATGAGAAAAGATTCTCAGACTGGTTTGtgcaaatggtttttttttttttatttccacatttatatcaCAAGGTGTCCACTTACTGGACCAAGTAGCAAAGTTGCTCCCTTCTGCGTCCTGAGAACACAGAAGTCTAGGTACTGTACATTCACTAAGGCTCCTTGTTTTTGCAAATCGCGTTTATGACAAATAACCATAAGGCAaacgaatctaaaggaatggttATGAGTGTTTCCAGCGTACAGACAGGTCTTCCCCCTCGCCCCACAGTACAGCGTAAAACCAGTAGCACCCACAGTaacttttgtgttgttttgggGGGACTCTAGAAAGGTGAAGTTTTCTAGATGTGTacaggaggggaaaaaagaaaagggaggaagaaaggaaaggtttTTTTGTCTGGTGGTCTGATGGAAGAGGAATTGTTAAAATAAACATGATAAAACTTAAATTTTtgcagcatttttttaaaaactgggttaTAACTGAAACCAGATATAAACGGGTGGCTGCCCATGGAGTGTGGGTCACACTGGCTGGCCAGCTGGCCCGCCTGCCCAATGCCAGTGGCTCACAGCTGAGAAGCTTCTGGCACATGACGGACAACACTGGCCTGACAGTGGCTGGGTAGGGAGCAAACAGAGGCAGTGGCATGGCCCACTGTCTCAGACACTCAGGGCCAaattaaagaacagaaaatgcAAGAGAGATGAGATGCGTGCTTCTGTTGCTGTGTTAAACGTGACCTCTGCCACAGGTTTTCTGTGCCTGCCTGCAACTGAGGCCCCAGCTTTCAGGTGCTGGAAAGTGTCCGCACCTCTTTGGGGGTGAGGGACTAACGCTTTTTATAGCTGGTTTGCTATAGAGTTCTGAACTCACTTTGCCGTCCTTCCTTCCACGCGGTCCTTCCTTCGCAATTTTGTTAGTAAACTGGTAGCAGCatttcacaaaaagagttttGAGGGAAGAGCGCAGAGAGACCGCGTGACTCCCGCCCCCTCCCTCCCGCCTGGGCCTGACTCCCCGAGTTCCCAGCGCAGGAGGCAGCTGGGCCCCGGCCACCTGCCCACCTGCCTGCCCGCCCACCCGGCTTCTGCAAGATGGGAATGCACTTCGTGGCTGACAGGCCGGTCAGTCCAAGCAGACATAAGGCAGAATGTTCAAGCGCCCATCGTCGCCGTGCGGATCGAGTGATATGCACTGCGTCCAGTCATACCAGTTACCCTGTGTGTCCTGACACCCGTTCACCCCCGGCCACTGGCTGGCCTGGATTCTGTCGAGATCGTCCTGTGTGACCTCCCGGGTCAGACCGGGGAGGTCCGTGGGCGGGCTTTGAGGCACCAGCACGTGCAGCTGCCTGGCCCCTTGCCGGGTGCTCTCCTCCTGCTTCAGGTACTCAGACATGAAGTGGTGAGCCCCCGGGGTCTGCGCGCCCGATGATGAGAGCAGGCTGCTCTGCCGGCTCAGGTAGGACTGGATGATCTCGTTGCGTGACAGCTCCTTCCAGTTCGTCTGTTCAAAGGGGCTCTGGaggctggccttggcctcctgcTTGTCCAGCTCTGTCCTGGACTGCTGCTCCATGTGCACAGGGCTGTCTGCCCGCACTGGCTCTTTCTGGGTCAGAGGTTTGATCTGTCTCGTCATGGGGTCAAAGGTGAGCTTCCGCTCTTTTAACCGGACAGGCTTGacgcccgcctcagccacctgcCCGTCCAAGTTAACCGTGTAGTCTCGAGGCCGGTACCTCTTCTTCTTTTTACTGTCCGAGCCCCCTGAGGAGGCAGCATCACTGTCCGCCTTGGAGGAGTCTGGGGAAAAGCCTGCCCGGGACAGGAGGGGCTCGGCTGGGGACAGCCCTGCCTTGCAGCCCGGCCCCGCCAGCCGCTGGTGGCTCTCAGGCTGCTCAAGCCAGCGCACTGGGCTTTCTGCACTGGGCAGCAGCTCGAGCCGCCGTACGGGGGGTGTGGACGGCTGTGCCAGTGGAAGTGGTGACGGCACCTGTGTGGCATCGAGTGCCTGGGGCCGCGGTGAGGGGCTGGGCACGGAGCCCTTGGGTGCATACAAGCTCTGCTGCCGGGCAAAGGAGCCCTCATGCCGTGAGTTCCGAGGACTGAAAGAGCAGCGAGGGGGTCCCTTGGGATGGGGAGGCCCCGGAGTCTCGTCCACCCTGTCCAGCTGTTGCAGCACCGAAGCCTTTGGCTGCAAGCAGGGTCCAGGGGGCTTGCCCAGGCCCGGGGAGCTGGTGTGCGGTCGCACGGCGTTGACGGGGATCTTGCCACTGTGCTTGTCATTCTCGTCACGCTCCAGGCGGCTGCCCTCTGGGCCTGCATGCCCACTGCCATCCAGGGAGCTGGCGAAGCTCTCTGGACTCCCACTGATCCcgttggtggggaggggggatgaGTTGGGGACCAGGGGGTCGTGGCTAGCTTTGGAGACCTTGGGTGGCGGCCCTGGGTGGCCGAGGTCACGCTGGTCACCCCGGCGCTTGCGGCTGCCCAGCCTGTCCAGCCGCTGCCCGGGCAGCCTCTGGAGGTCATTGCGGCTCTTCAGGTCATGGATGCTCCTGGGTGGGCCAGCCGCCCCCACCTCCGGCCGGCAGTTGTGTGCGCCCCCGTTGGCAGAGCCGGTGGCCCCCGCCAGCCCCCGCAGCGCCGCCTCATGCTGGTGCGCCGGCTCGATGAGCTTCTGCCAGCTCCGCAGCAGCTTCTTGGCCCGCTTGGCGAGCTCCTCGTTCTTGGTTTTCTTGCGGACGTCGTTGATGAGCTTCCCAAGTCGTGTTTCCTACAACCAGAGAGAGATGATGACATACTTTCGGGACAGGGACTTCTCCATGAGCTGAGCCAGAAATGGTGGGAAGTGGCCCTGACAATGAAATGACCCGGTTCCCACTGAGCCCTAAACTGCCAGCTTCCCTGACACAAAACTTCTGGGGATTTCCGGTCCTTTGTGACAATATAAATTCTCAAACCTAGTTCCCAGACCTTCAGGGTCCCAGGTGGCTTCTCAGcagtgctgtcacccaggctcctgGTGTCAGGGGGCTGTGGACCATCAAGGCCACTGTAAGGACACTGCCAGAGAGGCTTCCTGGGTGAGAGGGTGCTGTGGCCGAGGCGACAGCACAGAGGGTCCGCTTCAAGTGGAGGGTTGGGGATGGTGCCTCTCACTGGAGCCGCCTCCAAGCACACCTCTCCTGATGTCCCCACGTGCCCACGAAGTGTGCTGGGCATGTAGGATGGGATTAACACCACTTGGTCTCTGCAGTGCCCGTGGGAGAGCAAGATCGCGAGGCACGAGCTGTGAGGGCACACCGCCTCTCTTGGTCCTCCGAAGCAAAGACACTGATGCTCCCAGAAGCTGCGGAAGGACCTGGTTGGTACCATCCCCTGCCCCCCGTTCTGCCCTCCCAAATGCTGGGGTCTGGGATACTCACCTCAAGTGCCTCTTTGGTAATAGGGTATTTCTCCAGGCTGGAGATGACTTCCAGCACCGCCACCATGTTCCGGATCTGTGGAAATAAAAAGCCATTTGTCAGGTCCCTGTCCTTCTCCACTGGGAGGCTGGAACACCCTGCCCCAGCCTGCTCCAGTCTCTCCCCAACCCCAGAGCAAGAGGAGCCGGCAGCACTGAAGCCCCCACTCCATGTCGTCTCCTACCTGCTCCCTGGGGCAACCTGGCACCCAGTGCTCATCCTCACCTGCCGTCTGACCTCCTCCAGTGTGTGGTGTGCGGGCTGCCCCAAGCCCTCCAGTGTACATGGTACATACCCACCCACCTGCTGAAACCCAGGATGCCTGTGAAACAAGAGCTGCTCCTGATACTTAAGATGACCTCTACTCTGCCATCTGATGGGAGTGGGAGAGGAGACACCGAAGAATTCATCGAATAAAATCCACAAAGCTTAGAAGATCAAtacacaggccaggcgcggtggctgacgcctgtaatcccagcactttgggaggctgacgaaggcggatcagaaggtcaggagtttgagaccagcctggccaacatagtgaaaccccatctctattaaaaatacaaaaattagttgggtgtgctggcatgcgcctgtagttccagctacttgggaggctgaggcacgagaaccacttgaacccgggaggcggaggttgtagtgagctgagaccacaccactgcactccagcctgggtgacagagcaagactccgtgttaaaaaaaaaaaaataataataataataaaccagtCAATCTGAATCCAAAGACACCATAAAGAGAGCAGAAAGTCACAAAGTGGGAGAAGGCATAGGCCACAGTCCCCCAAGGAGCTGTATCTGGAACACACAGAGAATGCCTATATAGCAGTACAGCTGACAAGGAGCCCGGCGTAGACTGGCCACAAGACAGGAAAAGGCACAGGGCAATGAAATGTCAGTGCTGATACTCAGCTTCTCAGCTTTATCGATAATCAGGAAAACTCAAACTGAACCCACAAATGGATACATGATACACGTGCCCCACTGACAACACTAGGTACTTCGGGGGATACAGCTGACTTTGGGGACTGCTGGGCTTTGTCTGGCAGAGTGAAGCATGAACACATCCCATGACCAAGTAATCCCTCCCTTTTAGGATCTTGCTAGGAGCCACACCTTGTTCTAAGCACTTCCCACACATTACTGACTCCCTTAATTGTTACAACAAGAATTCCTACCACTCAACCGCCACCTCCAGCAACTACAGGTTTCTGGTGGGCTGGCTAGCGGGTGGGAGCCCAGGGGCCCTGAGGAAACCACAGTGAGTAGATTACTCAAATCCCCCCCACCCTAACATGATAAAGGAGTTAAGCGGGCACATGATACAAACTAAAACAGCATAAAAGGGCACACAAGGAAATGGGCATCTCTGACCCAGCCACTGTAGCATTTCCTTGcattttttcccaaaaatatCCCTTGTGTATATAGGCGTATACATCCACACTTAtcacatatttcaaaaccaaactGACAGTGGTTCTTGCCTTTTCTGACTTAATGTCAGCAATGTCCAGCCTCAAACAGAGCCCCTCATTTGGCTCACCATCCCTTCCAGAGTGGGGAAGGCCCGACTTGAATGTTGTGGGACACTTAGGCACTTTCCGTTCGCCATTACAAAATAAGGCTGCAACCGACGGCAGTGACAGACCTGACTCTGGGCTAGTGCACAGACAGCCATGGAGGAGCTGGGGCTCCACATCCATGCAGGGTGGTCACCTCACCCCCAGGGAGGCTGCTCTATTCCATTCCCACCAGGCCACATCCTTGCCAAGACTGCGTGGCATGAGTTTCCATAACACATGATTGTAAACTTAGCATCTTACACAGCACACATTTATCATCTTAGGCTCTAGGGCTCAGAAATCAGGTCTGAGTCTCACTGGGCTGGGATCCTCTCTAGAGGATCCATTTCCTGCTCCTTCAGGTGTTAGCAGAGTTCagctcttattttgtttttttttttgagatgaagtttcactcttgtcgcccaggctggagtgcaatggcacgatctcggctcactgcaacctccttctcccgggttcaaccaattctcctgcctcagcctcccgagtagctgagattataggcgcccgccaccacgcccagctaatttttgtattttttttagtagggacggggtttcaacatgttgaaggctggtcttgaactcctgacctcaggtgatctgccctcctcggcctcccaaagtgctgggattacaagcgtgagccactgcacccggcccacagtTCAGCTCTTTACACTACAGGAATGAGGCCCATTTTCTTGCTGGTTGTCATCCGAAGCCATTCCCAGCTTCTGGAGGGCACTGCATCCAGCTCACACCCCCTCCCCTTATGCTCAAAGCCAGCTACAGGCTGAGTCCTCACCCGGCATCTCTCTGACCCAGCCAGGATAGGTGCCATCTCTAAGGACTCCCTGACTAGGCAGGGCCTGCCCAGATGATCTCGGATCACCTCCCCATCTCCAGGCTGTTCCCTTAGTCACATCTGTCATGTACGGTACCATGTGCCCAGGCTCCAGGACTAGAATGTGGACGTCCTTGAGGGCTGTTAATTCTGCTGGCCTCATGGATTCTGGCTTTTCTACTCTTCTGCCCCACTTCCAGTGGGAGGCAGCCAGtgccactccctccctccccctgtgTTGTCTCCTCTGGGTGTAAAGTTGCAGAGCCACGACAGCAGTCCCCGCAGAACTCCCACAAAGCTGCCCTGCCAATGGGCCCATTTGCTCCTTGGCAACAACGGCCTTGCCTTGCAATGTTCTCATTCAGGGCTCCAAATGACCCTGAAAACCCTGCTTCAAGCTGTGTCATGGTGGGGGTGGACGGGTGATATGAGGGGAGATACAGTCCTGTCCGCACTCCTCGTGCAATGGGCAGGGATCAGTGCAGGGGAAGACTGTGCCATGAGGAGGCCAGTCCCAGACAGACAGCAAGGCCAACCACTCCCTGCCCCAGGCACTCCAGCACCGACTCAGTCCCTGGGCTTGCCACATGGCTTCACCTCCACCCTGCTGACCTCACCCTGGTATATTTGGAGCCCTGGTTCCCCACATACTCCTGAAGCAGCAGTCCTTGCAGAGCAGAACACTGCCCAGGCCCAGCTAGCCTGGTGGCACAAAGTGTCCTTGTCCTTGGGCAGACACCATCCTGCTGCCAGACAGGAGGGAGGAGACAGAACACCTGGGCAACCCCAGGGTCTGGCACTGAGCTGGTGCCCCAGAAATCACCGCTGAACTAACAGCCAGTCCCAAGAGTCTCCTGGAAACTGTGTGGGAGCTGGGGACACCAGGCGAAGGTGTGAGGGCCCTGCGACTGTGTATCCTTACCCTTGGCCCCTCCCCTGCCTTATGAGCCACGCTTAAGCGTGTGCAGAGAGGCCTTCAGCCTCTAGGAGCCCCAAGGGAAATGCTACAGCCTTGGCAGTCCTCTTTCTGTCCCCACCGTGTGAGCTGCTCACCTGAGGAGTAGAGGAGCCCGCCTGCTCTACCTGTAAGGTGCTAGAAACCCACAGTCCTACGCCGTAAACAGATGAACTCTGCCAACACCTGAAGGGGCAGAAAACGGATCCTCCAGAGAGGAGCGCAGCTCGCTGCTTCCTGGATCCCAGCCCGGTGAGACTGGAGCTGACTTCTGAGCCCTAGAGCCTGAGATGATAAATATGTGTTGTgtaagacacagagagagggtGACTGTCCAGTGCGGCCACTCCCTGGAGCCAGCAGAAGGCAGTCAGTGATGTCAGCAGAGCTAAGGATGGGGGCAAGGTGAGACTGCCCTGCCCTGCGACCTCTGGGGCCTTGATGTCAAGCAGTCTGAACACTGTGTGGGGAGCACCACCTGGGCATTCCAGACACAGGCCTCCCAGGCCCAGGAGGCAGACACTGAGCAATGCAGTGAGAATCCCTGCAAAGGGCCTGGCCCCGACCCCAGGCACactgagccagaaggctccacaGAGCCTCTTTATAGATGGCCACAGTCTGTCCCAAAGAACACTTAGCACCCAATTGGTGCTGGTCCCATAGGAGCAAAATAGGAGCTGGCTTCTGACCCTGGCCCTGGGGACCCTGCCTTAACAACCAACTCACCCCCCACCCAGGAGTGGCAGGTCTCCCACTCTCATGGAGGTGGCCCTCTGTGAGTGACAGAGACACCAGGACTCATATGTGGCTGAGGGGAGGCTCCCGCTCTGACTCCAGGCCTGCTAAGTCCAGCATGAACCCTCAGGGCAGGGAGGCAGGCCACAGGGGGAGGGCAGCACCTAAGGTGGCCTCCCAGGGAGGTCAAAAAAGGATGTGGCAGAACGAGCTGTGTCCACCTGGGCTGGAGACTGACTTCCACGCTGGAAAGCAGAAAAGAGCTGGAGAAGGATGGGCAGGGAGCTGGCCAGACAGCACCAAAGCCCTGCGGCAGGGGAGAGGCCATGGGTAAGGACACCGGGAGGAAAAACAGACCCAAAAGACCCAAGGTGGCTCCTTCACAACCTGTCTTCTATCCCCCTTAGCAACTGCCCCCACAGACCACCTGCCCTTGCCCTGTTTCTGGGATGCCCTTGGCACCTGTCCGTCTATCTGGGGAAGTACACTAGATCCTAATCTCAGCACAGACACAGTTTGACTCCACATGGGGGGCCGCTCCAGGCGATGGCCTCAAAAGATGGCTTTAGGGCAGCTCTTCAGGATTGCCAGGGCCACGTCTGTGGCCCGACGGCCAATTGCAGCCTCTTGCTGTCAGGAATAGCCTGGCACATCTGAGGCCCCCTCCTCCTTTGGATTCTCCCTTGGGATTTGTTCCCAGTCCAAAAAAACCTCTCAAAACACCTGCCAAGTGGCTTTCCCAAAGGGGCAGGAATCCCGTCAGGAACTGTAGCCTCTCACTTCTCAACTAGGGACccctcaatagatgcagatggGTCTGAACTTCCTTAACCATCAACGAAGACAGGTGTTGCCTCCCCTTTCTACCAACACTGACCGCCCCTGCCCACTTAATTTGCTTCAGTTTGGCCTCTTCATTGCTGCAGGAAGTGCCTGTGAAGGGCAAGGGtgttgggtgggggtgggaagtgTCGACAGCAGAACCTCCATGCAGCTACTAGGAGAAGCAGGGGTAAATGCAGCAAGGAGCACTCTGGAAGCAGGTGGGACCTCCCTGAGGTGCCTGCTCCAAaggcaggcagggcaggaagTTAGCAGGTGGGACCAGGTGTGGCACAGGTGTACATGCAGGTCCAGCCCAGCCACCTGGGACATGAATGTTGATGGAACTGACTCCATTGTCACACCGAACACTTTCAGGTCTTAGAATGGAAATCCATGAGGCATGATCAGGTACACATGGGCCAACAGGAATGTGAACGTTAATCTCGTCCTTCTGGAATCTCAGAAAAACCAAGCGGGGAGGCCTGGTCTCAGGTCATAGGCATCACAGCTAGCATAGATACTGAGGAAGAACAGTTTGCATCCAGGCAGAGGGTGAACCGGGGCCACCAGCACAACCCTCAGCATACAGGTGCCCCACACTTCAGGGATGCCCCAGGAACACACGCATGGGGGCATGGAGGGGACAACTTCTTGCCCAAGACCACAAGAGGTCTGGCTGTCCCAGGGCTCTTTTGTGGTCATCCTTCCACATGAGAACTTAGAAAGGCTTCCACGGgcgcggtggtgtgcacctgtaatcccagctactcgggaggctgaggcaggagaatcgctcaaacctgggaggcggaggttgcaatgagctgagatcatgccactgcactccagcctcggtgacagagcaagactccatctcaaaaaaaaaaagaaaaagagaaaaaaaaaaccgaaaCCCAAACActgcccccccccaaaaaaacaaaacaaaacaaaaaaaggcttcCGGAAAGGCTGGCACCTTTGTCCCCGGAGAGCCCCATAGCCTGTGCTAAGCCACAATTCCAGCCAGCCTAACTGGTGACATGTGCTGTTCAGCTCACCGGAAATGTGAGGAAGGAGGCGGGGCTGGACACGCACAGAGACAGCCTGAGGGAGGGGCCAGCACCCCTCAGAAGCAGCCTGGGTCAGGCGCCTGGAGCTGCGTGAGACACCTCATTCTCCCACACCCTGGGAGCAGTGGGGAACCCTGTATGCGACTTCACAGCACACCACGCTCCGTGTGAGCTATTAAAGACCCACCACGCATCCTCGTCTTTCAGTGACACTTTCCTGAAGAAATAATACAATCTGGAATTTGCTACAGAATCATCCCCTAGGGTGAGTGACAGGAGGGGGATGGGTGAAACAAAGTCACATGGCTGTAAGCAGCTATCTACTGAAGCAGGATGGTTACCTTTCTCTACTTTTATGCTTGAAATTTGTCAcaaataaagatgagaaaatacaTCTATTTCCTAGCATTTGTTTGGGAGAGTTCAGTGATCTAGAAGGACTGGCAGCCATCTAAAGGGGAAGTGAGCAAATAGCTGTTTCCAGCTCCTCATAGTGGCTTCACTGTCCACCATCTGGCCCCTGAGTGGGGCAGCAAGGGCCGAGGCCTGGGTAGGATGCCACCTCCCTCCACGTGAGCCTGTCTCAAGTCTCAGGCCTCCTAACTGATTCGAACTGCACAACACCATCTATCTGGTGAGACCCAAGGGGCCCCTCACCAAGCTCCCCTACTCTGGTACTGGGCTGCTGCTTAACAGACCTGGTGCAGAAACAGCAGGCACCCCTGGGGCTGGAGAGGGGAGCTCTGAGTACCCGTGCCAGCTGTCCATCCCGGTCCGACTCTCAGGTGTCCTCACACCTCTCTTCTAAAGGAAACCACAGAGAGCCCGAACCAGGGGCACACGCTAGGTCGACAGTTCCTTCCTGCAGGGAGAGGCCTGACCTGTACCAGGAAGGAGCCCAGGACAGCCACCACCACAGAGAGGACAGGCCCTCAAGTGGCCCAGACCAGGAGGGAAGACTTGGCAAGAAGGGGTGGGGGCTAGGTCACTCTCTCCCAGAAGGGGAGAAACATAACAATGAGCCAGCAGTAACCCAGGGAAGGGACAGCCGTCACTCCAGGACCTGCCCAGCCCCAGTCAGCACCGCCTCCCT from Pan paniscus chromosome 20, NHGRI_mPanPan1-v2.0_pri, whole genome shotgun sequence encodes the following:
- the MED26 gene encoding mediator of RNA polymerase II transcription subunit 26 — encoded protein: MTAAPASPQQIRDRLLQAIDPQSNIRNMVAVLEVISSLEKYPITKEALEETRLGKLINDVRKKTKNEELAKRAKKLLRSWQKLIEPAHQHEAALRGLAGATGSANGGAHNCRPEVGAAGPPRSIHDLKSRNDLQRLPGQRLDRLGSRKRRGDQRDLGHPGPPPKVSKASHDPLVPNSSPLPTNGISGSPESFASSLDGSGHAGPEGSRLERDENDKHSGKIPVNAVRPHTSSPGLGKPPGPCLQPKASVLQQLDRVDETPGPPHPKGPPRCSFSPRNSRHEGSFARQQSLYAPKGSVPSPSPRPQALDATQVPSPLPLAQPSTPPVRRLELLPSAESPVRWLEQPESHQRLAGPGCKAGLSPAEPLLSRAGFSPDSSKADSDAASSGGSDSKKKKRYRPRDYTVNLDGQVAEAGVKPVRLKERKLTFDPMTRQIKPLTQKEPVRADSPVHMEQQSRTELDKQEAKASLQSPFEQTNWKELSRNEIIQSYLSRQSSLLSSSGAQTPGAHHFMSEYLKQEESTRQGARQLHVLVPQSPPTDLPGLTREVTQDDLDRIQASQWPGVNGCQDTQGNWYDWTQCISLDPHGDDGRLNILPYVCLD